One genomic region from Streptomyces venezuelae encodes:
- the gatA gene encoding Asp-tRNA(Asn)/Glu-tRNA(Gln) amidotransferase subunit GatA: MTDNIIIKLTAAEIAGKIAAGELTAVEVTEAHLARIEAVDEKVHAFLHVDREGALAQARAVDEKRARGEKLGPLAGVPLALKDIFTTVGMPTTVGSKILEGWIPPYDATLVKNLKAADVVILGKTNMDEFAMGSSTENSAYGPTGNPWDLTRIPGGSGGGSSAALAAYEAPLAIGTDTGGSIRQPAAVTGTVGVKPTYGGVSRFGMVAFSSSLDQGGPCARTVLDAALLHEAIAGHDPLDSTSIDAPVPPVVEAARNGSVAGMRVGVVKQFRGEGYQAGVVQRFDESVELLKSLGAEIVELDCPTFDLALSAYYLIAPSECSSNLARFDAMRYGLRVGDDGTRSAEDVTALTREAGFGDEVKRRIILGTYALSSGYYDAYYGSAQKVRTLITREFEKAFEEVDVIVSPTTPTTAFPIGERADDPMAMYLADLCTIPTNLAGNAAMSLPCGLAPEDGLPVGLQIIAPAMKDDRLYKVGAAVEAAFVEKWGHPLLEEAPSL, from the coding sequence ATGACGGACAACATCATCATCAAGCTCACGGCCGCCGAGATCGCCGGGAAGATCGCCGCCGGCGAGCTCACCGCCGTCGAGGTGACCGAGGCCCACCTCGCCCGTATCGAGGCCGTCGACGAGAAGGTCCACGCCTTCCTGCACGTCGACCGCGAGGGCGCTCTCGCGCAGGCGCGCGCCGTCGACGAGAAGCGCGCCCGCGGCGAGAAGCTCGGCCCGCTGGCCGGCGTCCCGCTCGCGCTCAAGGACATCTTCACCACCGTCGGCATGCCGACGACCGTGGGCTCGAAGATCCTCGAGGGCTGGATCCCGCCGTACGACGCGACCCTGGTCAAGAACCTCAAGGCCGCCGACGTCGTCATCCTCGGCAAGACCAACATGGACGAGTTCGCGATGGGCTCCTCCACGGAGAACTCCGCCTACGGTCCGACCGGCAACCCCTGGGACCTGACCCGGATCCCCGGCGGCTCCGGCGGTGGCTCGTCCGCCGCCCTCGCCGCGTACGAGGCCCCTCTCGCCATCGGCACGGACACCGGCGGTTCCATCCGCCAGCCCGCCGCCGTCACCGGCACCGTCGGCGTCAAGCCGACCTACGGCGGCGTCTCCCGCTTCGGCATGGTGGCCTTCTCCTCCTCCCTCGACCAGGGCGGCCCCTGCGCCCGTACGGTCCTGGACGCGGCCCTCCTGCACGAGGCGATCGCCGGGCACGACCCGCTCGACTCGACCTCCATCGACGCCCCGGTCCCGCCGGTCGTCGAGGCCGCCCGGAACGGCTCGGTCGCCGGCATGCGCGTCGGCGTCGTCAAGCAGTTCCGCGGCGAGGGCTACCAGGCCGGTGTCGTGCAGCGCTTCGACGAGTCCGTCGAGCTGCTCAAGTCGCTGGGCGCCGAGATCGTCGAGCTGGACTGCCCGACCTTCGACCTCGCCCTGTCGGCGTACTACCTGATCGCGCCGTCCGAGTGCTCCTCGAACCTGGCCCGCTTCGACGCCATGCGCTACGGCCTGCGGGTCGGCGACGACGGCACGCGGTCCGCCGAGGACGTCACCGCCCTCACCCGTGAGGCCGGCTTCGGCGACGAGGTCAAGCGCCGCATCATCCTCGGTACGTACGCGCTGAGCTCCGGCTACTACGACGCGTACTACGGCTCGGCCCAGAAGGTCCGGACCCTCATCACCCGCGAGTTCGAGAAGGCCTTCGAGGAGGTGGACGTGATCGTCTCCCCGACGACCCCCACCACCGCCTTCCCGATCGGCGAGCGCGCCGACGACCCGATGGCGATGTACCTCGCGGACCTGTGCACCATCCCGACCAACCTGGCCGGCAACGCCGCGATGTCGCTGCCCTGCGGCCTCGCGCCCGAGGACGGTCTGCCGGTCGGCCTGCAGATCATCGCTCCCGCCATGAAGGACGACCGGCTGTACAAGGTCGGCGCCGCCGTCGAGGCCGCCTTCGTGGAAAAGTGGGGGCACCCGCTGCTTGAGGAGGCTCCGTCGCTGTGA
- a CDS encoding RICIN domain-containing protein produces MNTRLIARSLARPALALAAAAALLLGSGATGSAAEPKAPVPVDVRPGAVGKSVPRAGGDPASVAPLGVNAFGWLKNANSGRCLAVPGGSHQPAEGLIQWGCDSWADHYWDIRHEVTTGDGRRWYSVRNMNSGMCLSVDAASTADYARATQYPCGLYVDQYWTLRYDSAKQANQFVNWNSGKCLAVLNGSKNDGAAVIQFGCGGWLDHFWK; encoded by the coding sequence GTGAACACCCGACTGATCGCTCGATCGCTCGCCCGCCCCGCCCTCGCGCTCGCCGCCGCGGCGGCCCTGCTCCTGGGCTCCGGTGCGACAGGCTCCGCCGCCGAGCCGAAGGCCCCGGTCCCCGTCGACGTCAGGCCCGGCGCCGTCGGCAAGTCCGTTCCGCGTGCCGGGGGCGACCCCGCGTCCGTCGCACCCCTCGGCGTCAACGCCTTCGGCTGGCTCAAGAACGCCAACTCCGGCCGCTGCCTGGCCGTCCCCGGTGGCAGCCACCAGCCCGCCGAGGGGCTGATCCAGTGGGGCTGCGACAGTTGGGCCGACCACTACTGGGACATCCGCCACGAGGTCACCACCGGCGACGGTCGGCGCTGGTACTCCGTCCGGAACATGAACAGCGGCATGTGCTTGTCGGTCGACGCCGCCAGTACCGCCGACTACGCCCGCGCCACCCAGTACCCCTGCGGCCTGTACGTGGACCAGTACTGGACCCTGCGCTACGACAGCGCCAAGCAGGCCAACCAGTTCGTGAACTGGAACAGCGGCAAGTGCCTCGCCGTCCTGAACGGCAGCAAGAACGACGGGGCCGCCGTCATCCAGTTCGGCTGCGGCGGCTGGCTCGACCACTTCTGGAAGTGA
- a CDS encoding phosphocholine-specific phospholipase C, whose translation MSSEKSPELSRRRLLALGGGAFGVAAAGSLLPPSLQAAMAAEPPAGGMEAVRHVVILMQENRSFDHYFGTLRGVRGFGDRNAIELPSGKPVFEQPAALGRTVLPFPIRGAAETQQKDLQYIGDLDHSWSGGGKAWRGGWMDGWVSAKTAATMAYYDRRDIPLHYELADTFTICDAYHSSVHTSTSPNRNHLWSGWTGFEADGTRAVTNAAYAEGTHPGYGWPTYAERLEAAGRSWKTYTEWENFTDNNIEFFTTFKKIARKALAPTGGHTFMESFYAAVRDTGDPSERTRLLGLLEEGVATLTEGERSLFERGLRRVESGTLADAFRADIAAGTLPEVSYLVPSAIDSEHPGSSSPIASASLVYKVLDALGSHPDVWRHTVVLINYDENDGFFDHVPPPVPPAENTDERWKGQPTGLGIRVPLLVVSPWSVGGYVCSETFDHTSVIRFLEKLTGIAEPNITPWRRAVTGDLTSAFDFKRGRRQPPVEQPGPIPPFTGRWRPQPPAVQQMPVQEPGTRPARPLPYQPDASATVAPGAVTVALRNTGRASAHFALYPYAGEFAVPQHRDVRGTGEWTVPVTGDHYRFTITGPNGFRREFEGPAAGGAELATRLDHHDRDLHLTVRNTGTAPLAFTVRPLGYVDERDLADWTRTVRVKPGKTRTVVHSAADAHGWYDVEVTAPGGFRRRLMGHIENGRPSVSG comes from the coding sequence TTGTCATCCGAGAAGTCTCCCGAGCTGTCCCGCAGAAGGCTCCTCGCGCTGGGCGGCGGCGCCTTCGGTGTCGCCGCGGCCGGCTCGTTGCTGCCGCCGTCCCTGCAGGCGGCGATGGCCGCGGAGCCCCCGGCCGGCGGCATGGAGGCGGTGCGGCACGTGGTGATCCTCATGCAGGAGAACCGTTCCTTCGACCATTACTTCGGCACCCTCCGCGGTGTCCGGGGATTCGGCGACCGCAACGCCATCGAGCTGCCTTCCGGAAAGCCGGTGTTCGAGCAGCCCGCCGCGCTCGGCAGGACCGTGCTGCCGTTCCCGATCCGCGGCGCCGCCGAGACGCAGCAGAAGGACCTCCAGTACATCGGCGACCTCGACCACTCCTGGAGCGGCGGCGGCAAGGCCTGGCGCGGCGGCTGGATGGACGGCTGGGTCTCGGCCAAGACGGCCGCCACCATGGCGTACTACGACCGGCGCGACATCCCCCTGCACTACGAGCTCGCCGACACCTTCACCATCTGCGACGCCTACCACTCGTCCGTCCACACCTCGACGAGCCCGAACCGCAACCACCTCTGGTCCGGCTGGACCGGCTTCGAGGCCGACGGCACCCGCGCCGTCACCAACGCCGCGTACGCCGAGGGCACCCACCCCGGCTACGGCTGGCCCACCTACGCCGAGCGGCTCGAAGCCGCCGGGCGGAGCTGGAAGACGTACACGGAGTGGGAGAACTTCACCGACAACAACATCGAGTTCTTCACCACCTTCAAGAAGATCGCCCGGAAGGCGCTCGCGCCCACTGGCGGGCACACCTTCATGGAGTCCTTCTACGCCGCGGTCCGCGACACCGGGGACCCCTCCGAGCGGACCCGCCTCCTCGGGCTCCTGGAGGAGGGCGTCGCGACGCTCACCGAGGGCGAGCGCTCCCTCTTCGAGCGCGGACTGCGCCGGGTCGAGAGCGGCACCCTCGCCGACGCCTTCCGCGCCGACATCGCCGCCGGCACGCTCCCCGAGGTCTCCTACCTCGTGCCCTCCGCGATCGACTCGGAGCACCCCGGTTCCTCCTCGCCGATCGCCTCCGCGAGCCTCGTCTACAAGGTGCTCGACGCCCTCGGCTCGCACCCGGACGTCTGGCGCCACACCGTCGTCCTGATCAACTACGACGAGAACGACGGCTTCTTCGACCACGTGCCGCCTCCGGTCCCGCCCGCCGAGAACACGGACGAGCGCTGGAAGGGGCAGCCCACCGGACTCGGCATCCGCGTCCCGCTGCTCGTCGTCTCCCCCTGGTCCGTCGGCGGCTACGTCTGCTCCGAGACCTTCGACCACACCTCCGTGATCCGCTTCCTGGAGAAGCTGACCGGCATCGCCGAGCCCAACATCACGCCCTGGCGCCGGGCCGTCACCGGCGACCTCACCTCCGCCTTCGACTTCAAGCGCGGCCGCCGGCAGCCGCCCGTGGAGCAGCCCGGCCCGATCCCGCCCTTCACCGGCCGCTGGCGGCCGCAGCCCCCGGCAGTCCAGCAGATGCCGGTCCAGGAGCCCGGCACCCGCCCGGCCCGGCCCCTGCCGTACCAGCCGGACGCCTCCGCGACCGTCGCGCCCGGTGCCGTGACCGTGGCCCTGCGCAACACCGGCAGGGCGAGCGCGCACTTCGCCCTCTACCCGTACGCGGGCGAGTTCGCCGTCCCGCAGCACCGGGACGTCAGGGGGACGGGGGAGTGGACCGTCCCCGTTACGGGTGATCATTACCGCTTCACGATCACCGGCCCGAACGGCTTCCGCCGGGAGTTCGAGGGCCCCGCGGCCGGCGGCGCCGAGCTCGCCACCCGCCTCGACCACCACGACCGTGACCTGCACCTCACCGTGCGGAACACGGGCACGGCCCCGCTCGCCTTCACCGTCCGGCCGCTCGGATACGTCGACGAGCGCGACCTCGCCGACTGGACCCGCACGGTCAGGGTGAAGCCCGGGAAGACCCGTACGGTCGTGCACTCGGCCGCCGACGCGCACGGCTGGTACGACGTCGAGGTCACCGCGCCCGGTGGCTTCCGCCGCCGCCTCATGGGTCACATCGAGAACGGGCGCCCCAGCGTCTCCGGATGA
- a CDS encoding putative bifunctional diguanylate cyclase/phosphodiesterase translates to MEPTESVAPAPRPFGRVVPTGLTSRLPAAVVGLAAVVLVAGLQRALSTGHGLFPGGAAGWSLAVLTGLIVGHLVALGRDRWWGGTGSGAALTLAVLLLYGWVPAGLVSLTVVALVGAARRHRWRQGLLHGAADVLGVGAAALVLAVFGDVPTVEEPWQPLDWTIGDLPEVVLAAAAYLVVTRILLWYTLAPQGRGLPTIARTALLRQGLVAVALLGIAPLICVVAATRPVLLPLFAFPLIALDSTLWIARARAEEQLRDPLTGLPNRQWLLERAWTALEEAEGEGARAALVLIDLDRFRSVNDTLGHLAGDRLLLQIAERLRLALPHGAEAARLGGDEFAVLLPTADSTTSAQRVARHLVAELSSPLDLDGLTLVLEASAGVAVFPDHALDAEGLLRRADVAMYQAKRDRTGVEVYESKRDSNTPDRLGLLGDLRRALDAGEVELHYQPKVRFDGQVAGLEALVRWVHPERGKVPPDEFIAIAESSGLMPHLTEYVLETALAQVARWRSQGLNVPVAVNVSPRDVHTPGFAGAVAARLARHGVPAGALQLEITEHVLLEDPQRAADTLNGLTGHGVKMSLDDFGTGYSSLVHLRRLPVSELKIDRSFVARLAVDTEDAEIVRCTLDLAHSLGLLVVAEGVEDDETWERLRDLGCDAVQGWLVAAAMPPAEATAWLLARGEHGWRRPADIAAEVALDQPSGQVVP, encoded by the coding sequence ATGGAACCGACCGAGAGCGTCGCCCCGGCCCCACGGCCGTTCGGCCGTGTGGTCCCCACGGGCCTCACCTCCCGGCTGCCCGCAGCCGTGGTGGGCCTCGCCGCCGTCGTGCTCGTCGCCGGCCTCCAGCGGGCCCTGAGCACCGGACACGGACTCTTCCCCGGCGGCGCCGCGGGCTGGTCCCTCGCCGTCCTCACCGGCCTCATCGTCGGTCACCTGGTCGCGCTCGGGCGCGACCGCTGGTGGGGCGGCACGGGCTCCGGCGCCGCCCTCACCCTCGCCGTGCTCCTGCTGTACGGCTGGGTGCCCGCCGGACTCGTCTCGCTGACCGTCGTCGCCCTCGTCGGCGCCGCCCGCCGGCACCGCTGGCGACAGGGCCTGCTGCACGGCGCCGCCGACGTCCTCGGGGTCGGCGCCGCCGCCCTCGTCCTCGCCGTCTTCGGAGACGTACCGACCGTCGAGGAGCCCTGGCAGCCCCTCGACTGGACCATCGGGGACCTCCCGGAAGTCGTCCTCGCCGCGGCGGCCTACCTCGTGGTGACCCGGATCCTGCTGTGGTACACGCTCGCGCCCCAGGGCCGCGGACTGCCCACCATCGCCCGCACCGCCCTCCTCCGGCAGGGGCTCGTCGCCGTCGCCCTGCTCGGCATCGCCCCGCTCATCTGCGTCGTCGCCGCCACCCGGCCCGTCCTCCTGCCCCTCTTCGCGTTCCCCCTCATCGCCCTCGACTCCACCCTCTGGATCGCCCGGGCCCGCGCCGAGGAACAGCTGCGCGACCCCCTGACCGGACTCCCCAACCGCCAGTGGCTCCTGGAGCGGGCCTGGACCGCCCTGGAGGAGGCCGAGGGCGAAGGCGCCCGCGCCGCCCTCGTCCTGATCGACCTCGACCGCTTCCGGTCGGTCAACGACACCCTCGGACACCTCGCCGGCGACCGGCTGCTCCTCCAGATCGCGGAACGGCTCCGCCTCGCCCTGCCCCACGGCGCCGAGGCCGCCCGGCTCGGCGGCGACGAGTTCGCCGTCCTGCTGCCCACGGCCGACTCCACCACCAGCGCCCAGCGCGTCGCCCGCCACCTCGTCGCCGAACTCTCCTCCCCGCTCGACCTCGACGGACTCACCCTCGTCCTGGAGGCCAGCGCGGGCGTCGCCGTCTTCCCCGACCACGCCCTCGACGCCGAGGGCCTGCTGCGCCGCGCCGACGTCGCCATGTACCAGGCCAAGCGGGACCGCACGGGCGTCGAGGTCTACGAGTCCAAGCGCGACTCCAACACCCCCGACCGGCTCGGCCTCCTCGGCGACCTGCGCCGCGCCCTCGACGCGGGCGAGGTCGAACTCCACTACCAGCCCAAGGTCCGCTTCGACGGCCAGGTCGCGGGCCTGGAGGCGCTCGTCCGCTGGGTCCACCCGGAGCGCGGGAAGGTTCCGCCGGACGAGTTCATCGCCATCGCCGAGTCCTCCGGCCTGATGCCCCACCTCACCGAGTACGTCCTGGAGACCGCCCTCGCCCAGGTCGCCCGCTGGCGCAGCCAGGGCCTCAACGTCCCGGTCGCCGTCAACGTCTCGCCGCGCGACGTCCACACCCCCGGCTTCGCGGGTGCCGTCGCCGCCCGCCTCGCCCGCCACGGCGTCCCGGCCGGCGCCCTCCAGCTGGAGATAACCGAGCACGTGCTCCTGGAGGACCCCCAGCGGGCCGCCGACACGCTCAACGGCCTCACCGGCCACGGCGTCAAGATGTCCCTCGACGACTTCGGCACGGGCTACTCCTCCCTCGTCCACCTGCGCCGGCTGCCCGTCAGCGAACTGAAGATCGACCGTTCCTTCGTCGCCCGGCTCGCCGTCGACACCGAGGACGCCGAGATCGTCCGCTGCACCCTCGACCTCGCCCACTCCCTCGGCCTCCTCGTCGTCGCCGAGGGCGTGGAGGACGACGAGACCTGGGAGCGCCTCCGCGACCTGGGCTGCGACGCGGTCCAGGGCTGGCTGGTCGCCGCCGCGATGCCGCCCGCCGAGGCGACCGCCTGGCTCCTGGCCCGCGGCGAGCACGGCTGGCGCCGCCCCGCCGACATCGCCGCCGAGGTCGCCCTCGACCAGCCCTCCGGCCAGGTCGTCCCGTAG
- the gatB gene encoding Asp-tRNA(Asn)/Glu-tRNA(Gln) amidotransferase subunit GatB: protein MTVTELLSYDAALAAFDPVMGLEVHVELGTKTKMFCGCSTELGAEPNSQTCPTCLGLPGSLPVVNAIGVESAIKIGLALNCEIAEWCRFARKNYFYPDMPKNFQTSQYDEPIAFNGYLDVQLEDGEIFRVEIERAHMEEDTGKSTHIGGATGRIHGASHSLLDYNRAGIPLIEIVTKPIEGAGERAPEVAKAYVAELRELIRALGVSEARMDKGQMRCDVNLSLRPNGTKTFGTRSETKNVNSLRSVERAARFEIQRHAAVLTSGGTIVQETRHFHEDDGSTTSGRIKDNAEDYRYFPEPDLVPVAPARAWVEELRAGLPELPRVRRNRLREEWGVSELDMQSILNAGAVDSIVATIEAGADSASARKWWMGELARNANEQGVSLEELAITPSDVARVSALVSAGDLNDKLARQVIEGVLAGEGTPDEVVEKRGLKVVSDDGALGTAVDEAIAGNAGIADKIRGGKVAAVGALVGAVMKATRGQADAAKVKDLILEKLGVSEG, encoded by the coding sequence GTGACTGTCACTGAACTGCTGTCGTACGACGCGGCCCTCGCGGCGTTCGACCCCGTCATGGGCCTGGAGGTCCATGTCGAGCTCGGCACCAAGACGAAGATGTTCTGCGGCTGCTCGACCGAGCTGGGCGCCGAGCCGAACTCGCAGACCTGCCCGACCTGCCTCGGCCTGCCCGGCTCGCTGCCGGTGGTCAACGCGATCGGCGTCGAGTCCGCGATCAAGATCGGCCTCGCGCTGAACTGCGAGATCGCCGAGTGGTGCCGCTTCGCCCGGAAGAACTACTTCTATCCGGACATGCCGAAGAACTTCCAGACCTCCCAGTACGACGAGCCGATCGCCTTCAACGGCTACCTGGACGTCCAGCTGGAGGACGGCGAGATCTTCCGCGTGGAGATCGAGCGCGCCCACATGGAGGAGGACACCGGCAAGTCCACCCACATCGGTGGCGCGACCGGCCGCATCCACGGCGCCTCGCACTCGCTGCTCGACTACAACCGCGCCGGCATCCCGCTCATCGAGATCGTCACCAAGCCGATCGAGGGCGCCGGCGAGCGGGCCCCCGAGGTCGCCAAGGCGTACGTCGCCGAGCTGCGCGAGCTGATCCGCGCCCTGGGCGTCTCCGAGGCGCGCATGGACAAGGGCCAGATGCGCTGCGACGTGAACCTGTCGCTGCGCCCGAACGGCACCAAGACCTTCGGCACCCGCTCGGAGACGAAGAACGTCAACTCGCTCCGTTCGGTCGAGCGTGCGGCGCGCTTCGAGATCCAGCGCCACGCGGCCGTGCTCACCTCCGGTGGCACGATCGTGCAGGAGACCCGTCACTTCCACGAGGACGACGGCTCCACCACCTCCGGCCGTATCAAGGACAACGCCGAGGACTACCGGTACTTCCCGGAGCCCGACCTCGTCCCCGTCGCCCCGGCCCGCGCGTGGGTCGAGGAGCTGCGTGCCGGTCTGCCCGAGCTGCCGCGGGTGCGCCGCAACCGCCTGCGCGAGGAGTGGGGCGTGTCCGAGCTGGACATGCAGTCCATCCTGAACGCGGGCGCGGTCGACTCGATCGTCGCCACGATCGAGGCGGGCGCGGACTCGGCCTCGGCCCGCAAGTGGTGGATGGGCGAGCTCGCCCGTAACGCCAACGAGCAGGGTGTCTCGCTGGAGGAGCTGGCGATCACCCCGTCGGACGTGGCCCGGGTCTCCGCCCTGGTCTCCGCCGGTGATCTGAACGACAAGCTGGCCCGTCAGGTCATCGAGGGCGTCCTCGCCGGCGAGGGCACCCCGGACGAGGTCGTCGAGAAGCGCGGTCTGAAGGTCGTCTCCGACGACGGCGCGCTCGGCACGGCGGTCGACGAGGCCATCGCGGGCAACGCGGGCATCGCCGACAAGATCCGCGGCGGCAAGGTCGCCGCGGTCGGCGCCCTGGTCGGCGCGGTCATGAAGGCCACCCGCGGCCAGGCGGACGCGGCGAAGGTCAAGGACCTGATCCTGGAGAAGCTGGGCGTCAGCGAGGGCTGA
- the gatC gene encoding Asp-tRNA(Asn)/Glu-tRNA(Gln) amidotransferase subunit GatC — MPGITREEVAHLARLARLELKGEELDHFAGQLDDIIGAVARVSEVADQDVPPTSHPLPLTNVMRADEVRPSLTPEQALSGAPAQEQQRFKVPQILGED, encoded by the coding sequence ATGCCTGGCATCACGCGCGAGGAGGTCGCCCACCTCGCCCGGCTGGCGCGTCTGGAGCTGAAGGGCGAAGAACTCGATCACTTCGCCGGCCAGCTCGACGACATCATCGGCGCGGTCGCCCGCGTCTCCGAGGTCGCCGACCAAGACGTTCCGCCGACCTCCCACCCGCTGCCGCTGACCAATGTCATGCGCGCGGACGAGGTCCGTCCGTCGCTCACCCCTGAGCAGGCGCTCTCCGGCGCCCCGGCCCAGGAGCAGCAGCGTTTCAAGGTGCCGCAGATCCTGGGGGAGGACTAA